TTGAGACCATTCAGGAAATCAAAGAGATGAATCCCCTGACCAGAATCATTGCTATATCCGGCGGCGGCAAAATTGATGCGGAAAACTATCTTGTGCTGGCAAGGCACCTGGGAGCGGATGCGACGTTGAGCAAACCTTTTCATAAAGATGATCTGCTGTGTATTCTCAACGATACAGGTCAAGTGCCTGCGTCAGCGGGATGACGCATATGTAAAAGTCGAGGTTAAAGAAGGGGTGGATGAAGAGGATCAGAGATTACTGCAGTTTATAAGGAGATACGGGATTGTTGTCAACCCCGTATCTACAAAATATTATTTCAATGAATAGCTCACACCGGCCAAAATGGAAAAATAATCAATATCACCCAACGTATAACGGAGTTCAGCAAATCCGTCAAGATCCGGAGTCACAGGCATGCGGGCGCCGCTGAGTAAATGAATTCCGAGTTCGGTATCTGATTCAGATTCATCAACCTTTTTACCGGAAAACGGTTCAGTGTATTCAAAACTGGATGTGCCGATAACCAGTCCCAATCCACCTCCTACATAGGGTGTAAACGTCTGCTGGATATCAATTGTATATCTTGCGAGCGCTGCGATGCTGAGCACTGAAAAAGAAGCGTCAGAGCCGCTGCCAAAGCCAACATCATAACTTTTTTTCCAAAAATCCACAGAGGCTCCGAGATGCAGATCGGGCATAATGGTACCCAGATCAGCGTTCGCTCCAAAACTGATCGCATTGTCAATGGGGTCTTCCGGCATGACAAAGCCCAACTGGCCGCCCACACCATACAGTCCGATATCAGCCTGTCCCATGACAGGAAGAGTTATCATCAGCATCACAACAGCAAAAGCCATTCGTTTCATAACCTTCTCCTTTTACTCGATTTTGTTAGATTCCATTTTTTCGGTTACATGGCACTTTAACAAAGAAAAGTATCAAAGTATTTCACCTTTTGTGATTTTTTTTATTCAAGCTGTTAATAAAAATCAGATATGCAGTTTTTTGGGACTTTTGCTATCTTTATTCAAAAAACAGTTCACGCAAAGAAGCAGAGGTCGCAAAGAAAAACAAGAGCTCATCCATATT
The candidate division KSB1 bacterium DNA segment above includes these coding regions:
- a CDS encoding outer membrane beta-barrel protein, producing MKRMAFAVVMLMITLPVMGQADIGLYGVGGQLGFVMPEDPIDNAISFGANADLGTIMPDLHLGASVDFWKKSYDVGFGSGSDASFSVLSIAALARYTIDIQQTFTPYVGGGLGLVIGTSSFEYTEPFSGKKVDESESDTELGIHLLSGARMPVTPDLDGFAELRYTLGDIDYFSILAGVSYSLK
- a CDS encoding response regulator, which produces MQVLIVEDDASIRRMIRKMLDREGYHVLEAVNGYYALKMLQKHSGIGLVITDIVMPEKEGLETIQEIKEMNPLTRIIAISGGGKIDAENYLVLARHLGADATLSKPFHKDDLLCILNDTGQVPASAG